From the Natrarchaeobaculum aegyptiacum genome, one window contains:
- a CDS encoding NAD-dependent epimerase/dehydratase family protein: MRRQDGQPPIADERILVTGGAGFIGSNLVAALAPHNDVRVLDDLSSGSRSNLPPEVTVLEGDIRDDEALDRATEDVDLIYHQAALVSVTESVDRPEATHEINVAATVKLLERARAEDARFVFASSAAVYGQPDGVPVAEDASADPASPYGLSKLAAERYVRLYDDLYDLPTVALRYFNVYGPGQLDSDYSAVIRVFVEQATSGEPITVEGDGTQTRDFVHVEDVVQANLLAGAGDATGVFNVGTGESVTILELAELVADAADSSPEIVHVPARQGDIDRSRADVSKIEATLGYEPTVRLADGLEDVVRTAATGQPGDGS, encoded by the coding sequence ATGCGACGACAGGATGGCCAGCCACCGATCGCCGACGAACGGATCCTCGTCACCGGTGGCGCAGGATTCATCGGGAGCAATCTCGTGGCCGCGCTCGCCCCCCACAACGACGTTCGCGTGCTCGACGACCTCTCGAGCGGATCGCGCTCGAATCTTCCCCCCGAGGTTACCGTACTCGAGGGCGACATCCGCGACGACGAGGCACTCGACCGCGCGACCGAGGACGTCGACCTGATCTACCACCAGGCGGCGCTGGTCAGCGTCACCGAATCCGTCGACCGCCCAGAAGCGACCCACGAAATCAACGTCGCCGCCACGGTGAAACTCCTCGAGCGCGCCCGCGCCGAGGACGCCCGATTCGTCTTCGCCTCGAGTGCGGCGGTCTACGGTCAGCCCGATGGCGTACCGGTCGCAGAAGACGCCTCGGCCGATCCGGCCTCGCCGTACGGGCTCTCGAAGCTGGCTGCCGAGCGGTACGTCCGGCTCTACGACGACCTCTACGACCTTCCGACGGTGGCGCTGCGATACTTCAACGTCTACGGCCCCGGACAGCTCGACAGTGACTACAGCGCCGTCATTCGCGTCTTCGTCGAGCAGGCGACGAGTGGCGAGCCGATCACCGTCGAGGGCGACGGTACCCAGACGCGAGATTTCGTCCACGTGGAGGACGTCGTGCAGGCGAACCTGCTCGCGGGCGCTGGGGACGCCACCGGCGTCTTCAACGTCGGCACCGGTGAGAGCGTCACGATCCTCGAGCTGGCGGAACTCGTCGCCGACGCGGCCGACTCGTCTCCGGAAATCGTCCACGTTCCGGCCCGACAGGGTGACATCGACCGGAGCCGCGCGGACGTCTCGAAAATCGAGGCCACGCTGGGATACGAACCGACCGTCCGGCTCGCGGACGGACTCGAGGACGTGGTTCGAACGGCTGCGACCGGCCAGCCCGGAGACGGTTCCTGA
- the thiE gene encoding thiamine phosphate synthase, with amino-acid sequence MTRDPSSYSTYLVTQESASSGRSTLEIVEATIAGGIDVVQLREKATPARDRYELGLECRELTAEAGIDLIVNDRIDIAQAIDADGVHVGQSDLPVAVARDLLGPDAIVGCSVATVEEAARAETDGADYLGIGTIYGTTSKDVDDYKDEVGPERVAEITDAVSIPAVGIGGITPENAGPVVEAGATGVSVISAITAADDPQAATEALVSSVETAQNATEPDGVAR; translated from the coding sequence ATGACCCGGGATCCCTCGTCCTACAGCACCTACCTCGTGACCCAGGAATCGGCATCGAGCGGCCGCTCGACCCTCGAGATCGTCGAGGCGACGATCGCAGGCGGGATCGACGTCGTCCAGCTTCGAGAGAAAGCGACGCCCGCTCGAGACCGCTACGAACTCGGCCTCGAGTGTCGCGAACTGACAGCCGAGGCGGGGATCGACCTGATCGTCAACGACCGGATCGACATCGCACAGGCCATCGACGCCGACGGGGTTCACGTGGGGCAATCGGACCTCCCGGTCGCGGTCGCTCGCGACCTCCTCGGACCGGACGCGATCGTCGGCTGCTCGGTCGCCACCGTCGAAGAGGCCGCCCGGGCCGAAACCGACGGCGCGGACTACCTGGGCATCGGAACGATCTACGGGACGACCTCGAAGGACGTCGACGATTACAAGGACGAGGTCGGTCCGGAGCGCGTCGCCGAGATCACCGACGCGGTCTCGATCCCTGCGGTCGGCATCGGCGGCATCACTCCCGAAAACGCCGGACCCGTGGTCGAGGCCGGCGCGACGGGCGTCTCCGTCATCTCGGCGATCACGGCCGCCGACGACCCGCAGGCAGCGACCGAGGCACTCGTCTCGAGCGTCGAAACGGCCCAAAACGCGACCGAACCGGACGGGGTGGCACGATGA
- the thiM gene encoding hydroxyethylthiazole kinase translates to MSDASLELTADGLATALGRIASDPPLVQALTNTVTISEVANIILHWDALPVMADTPGDAGEMGAAADAVLFNTGQVPENRVEAMLEVGQVASERGIPIVLDPVGVGSTPTRQTVAERLLSELEFAAIKGNYGEISALAGVEADVRGVESVGEYDEIEATARSLADSTGAVVVASGVEDIVATGDAAHRLSVGHERLGEVVGTGCMLGGTVAAFCGALEDDHAAALQATLTFGIAGERAAEMDHSGPGTYRAAFEDAVAGFGPDAAGELEGEIEKRVDRLE, encoded by the coding sequence ATGAGCGACGCGAGCCTCGAGCTGACTGCCGACGGCCTCGCGACCGCCCTCGGGCGCATCGCGTCGGACCCCCCGCTCGTCCAGGCGCTGACGAACACGGTGACGATCAGCGAGGTCGCCAATATCATCCTCCACTGGGATGCCCTCCCGGTGATGGCCGACACGCCGGGCGACGCCGGCGAGATGGGGGCCGCGGCCGACGCCGTCCTGTTCAACACCGGACAGGTCCCGGAAAACCGCGTCGAGGCCATGCTCGAGGTAGGACAGGTAGCCAGCGAGCGCGGAATCCCGATCGTCCTCGACCCCGTCGGGGTGGGGTCGACACCGACGCGCCAGACCGTCGCCGAACGCCTGCTCTCGGAACTCGAGTTCGCCGCGATCAAGGGCAACTACGGCGAGATCAGCGCGCTCGCGGGCGTCGAAGCCGACGTCCGGGGCGTCGAATCCGTCGGCGAGTACGACGAGATCGAGGCGACCGCCCGCTCGCTCGCTGACTCGACGGGCGCGGTCGTCGTCGCCTCCGGCGTCGAGGATATCGTCGCGACCGGCGACGCCGCCCACCGGCTCTCGGTCGGCCACGAACGTCTCGGCGAGGTCGTCGGCACCGGCTGCATGCTCGGCGGCACCGTCGCCGCCTTCTGTGGCGCACTCGAGGACGACCACGCGGCAGCCCTGCAGGCCACACTCACCTTCGGTATCGCTGGCGAACGCGCCGCCGAGATGGACCACTCGGGCCCGGGAACCTACCGGGCAGCGTTCGAGGATGCCGTGGCCGGATTCGGTCCAGACGCCGCGGGTGAACTCGAGGGTGAGATCGAAAAGCGAGTCGACCGGCTCGAATGA
- a CDS encoding DEAD/DEAH box helicase has translation MSKQVQEVETIFCHETGDDYLVVVERDGNRLFRARLGLSETSAGPRPAKFRLKDGSSEEPRQPDEFVELARRARRIRISEQTSRGAREELLEMLAGYQLEEKAKAVRTCRYCASAGRYSPITTETAIRDDADWICTDCARQELERQLSYSNAGSVTGAARERLEELMLEVQDLQRIVNLLEGQLDPDLTKFDTISATVEEVDPVRVDSLDLHPGLQTLLEDRFETLLPVQSLAVENGLFDGEDQLVVSATATGKTLVGEMTGIDRVLNGKGKMLFLVPLVALANQKYEDFQDEYGHLVDVSIRVGASRINDDGNRFDPNADVIVGTYEGIDHALRTGKDMGDIGTVVIDEVHTLKEDERGHRLDGLISRLKYTCEQRAKRREDYSGAQWISLSATVGNPEQLAVALESTLIEFEERPVPIERHVTFADGREKVRIENKLVKREFDTESSKGYRGQTIIFTNSRRRCHEISRKLEYASAPYHAGLDYKRRKKVERQFGDQDLAAVVTTAALAAGVDFPASQVVFDTLAMGIEWLSVQEFHQMLGRAGRPDYHDEGKVYVLVEPDCSYHNSMERTEDEVAFTLLKGEMESVMTHYDEAAAIEETLANVTVGGKAAKALNDRMLGEVPTKHAVGKLLEYDFIDGLEPTPLGRVITEHFLDPTEAFTLLDGIRKDAHPYDLVADIELQDAEL, from the coding sequence GTGTCGAAGCAGGTTCAGGAGGTCGAAACGATCTTCTGTCACGAGACGGGCGACGACTACCTCGTCGTCGTCGAACGTGACGGCAATCGACTCTTTCGGGCGCGACTCGGACTCTCGGAGACCTCGGCCGGTCCCCGGCCAGCGAAGTTCCGGCTGAAAGACGGCTCGAGCGAGGAGCCACGCCAGCCCGACGAGTTCGTCGAACTCGCACGGCGAGCGCGGCGAATTCGCATTTCGGAGCAGACCTCTCGAGGGGCACGTGAGGAACTGCTCGAGATGCTCGCTGGCTACCAGCTCGAGGAGAAAGCCAAGGCCGTCCGGACCTGCCGCTACTGTGCGTCGGCGGGACGCTACTCGCCGATCACGACCGAGACCGCGATCAGGGACGACGCCGACTGGATCTGTACGGACTGCGCTCGACAGGAACTCGAGCGCCAGCTTTCCTACTCGAACGCGGGCAGCGTCACGGGCGCGGCCAGGGAACGCTTAGAGGAGCTGATGCTCGAGGTGCAGGATCTCCAGCGGATCGTGAACTTGCTCGAGGGGCAACTGGACCCGGATCTGACGAAGTTCGATACGATTTCGGCGACGGTCGAGGAGGTCGATCCGGTCCGGGTGGACTCGCTTGACCTGCACCCCGGCCTGCAGACCCTGCTCGAGGACCGATTCGAGACGCTGCTGCCGGTCCAGAGTCTGGCGGTGGAAAACGGTCTCTTCGACGGGGAGGATCAACTGGTCGTGTCGGCGACGGCGACCGGGAAGACGCTCGTCGGCGAGATGACGGGGATCGACCGGGTGCTGAACGGCAAGGGCAAGATGCTCTTTCTCGTGCCCCTCGTCGCGCTGGCCAACCAGAAGTACGAGGACTTTCAGGACGAGTACGGCCACCTCGTCGACGTCTCCATCCGCGTGGGTGCGAGTCGGATCAACGACGACGGCAACCGGTTCGATCCGAACGCCGACGTGATCGTCGGCACCTACGAGGGGATCGACCACGCCCTCCGGACGGGCAAGGACATGGGCGACATCGGTACCGTGGTCATCGACGAAGTCCACACCCTCAAAGAAGACGAACGGGGCCACCGGCTCGACGGGCTCATCTCCCGTCTGAAGTACACGTGCGAGCAGCGGGCAAAGCGTCGGGAGGACTACAGCGGCGCCCAGTGGATCTCCCTCTCGGCGACTGTCGGCAACCCCGAACAGCTCGCGGTCGCCCTCGAGTCGACGCTGATCGAGTTCGAGGAGCGGCCGGTGCCGATCGAACGCCACGTCACCTTCGCCGACGGCCGCGAGAAGGTCCGCATCGAGAACAAACTCGTCAAACGCGAGTTCGACACCGAATCCTCGAAGGGATACCGGGGCCAGACGATCATCTTCACGAACTCCCGCCGGCGGTGTCACGAGATTTCCCGGAAACTCGAGTACGCCTCCGCACCCTATCACGCGGGGCTCGACTACAAGCGCCGGAAGAAGGTCGAACGCCAGTTCGGCGACCAGGACCTCGCGGCCGTCGTCACGACCGCGGCGCTGGCGGCGGGGGTCGACTTCCCCGCCTCGCAGGTGGTCTTCGACACGCTCGCGATGGGCATCGAGTGGCTCTCCGTCCAGGAGTTCCACCAGATGCTCGGCCGCGCAGGCCGTCCCGACTACCACGACGAGGGGAAGGTGTACGTGCTGGTCGAACCCGACTGTTCGTACCACAACTCGATGGAACGCACCGAAGACGAGGTCGCCTTCACCCTGCTCAAAGGCGAGATGGAGTCGGTGATGACCCACTACGACGAGGCCGCCGCCATCGAAGAGACGCTCGCGAACGTCACCGTCGGTGGCAAGGCGGCCAAGGCGCTCAACGACCGCATGCTCGGCGAGGTGCCCACGAAACACGCCGTCGGAAAACTGCTCGAGTACGACTTTATCGACGGCCTCGAGCCGACGCCACTGGGCCGGGTCATCACCGAGCACTTCCTCGACCCGACCGAGGCGTTCACCCTCCTCGACGGCATTCGGAAGGACGCCCACCCGTACGATCTCGTGGCGGACATCGAGTTGCAGGACGCGGAGTTGTAG
- a CDS encoding pro-sigmaK processing inhibitor BofA family protein → MVTGLEILLLAAVLVAVLVAANIVQTVRPFVINAVVGLVVLFLANFLFGLSVTVTPIALLIVAIGGVPGALVVLVLSLFGIAF, encoded by the coding sequence ATGGTTACCGGACTCGAGATCCTCCTCCTCGCAGCCGTGCTCGTCGCCGTGCTCGTGGCTGCGAATATCGTCCAGACGGTGCGGCCGTTCGTGATCAACGCGGTCGTGGGACTGGTGGTGCTCTTTCTCGCAAATTTCCTGTTCGGCCTCTCGGTTACCGTCACGCCGATCGCCCTCCTGATCGTCGCCATCGGGGGCGTTCCCGGCGCGCTGGTCGTGCTGGTGCTCTCGCTGTTCGGAATCGCGTTCTGA
- a CDS encoding winged helix-turn-helix domain-containing protein has protein sequence MRESGTWMTIWDDRILEYLRENEGAAVGEISQSDSIRVSNTHVSRRCKKLAEKGLLRAIGNGAYVITNTGKAYLDEEYDAENEMYLNKEEGESETNVTERSRT, from the coding sequence ATGAGAGAATCGGGAACGTGGATGACTATCTGGGACGATCGGATTCTGGAGTATCTGCGGGAGAACGAGGGGGCGGCGGTCGGCGAGATCTCCCAGAGCGATTCAATTCGTGTCTCAAATACACACGTCTCACGAAGGTGTAAAAAACTCGCAGAGAAGGGATTACTGCGAGCGATCGGAAATGGTGCTTATGTGATTACAAATACGGGGAAAGCTTATTTAGACGAGGAGTATGATGCTGAGAACGAAATGTACCTGAACAAAGAAGAAGGGGAGAGTGAGACGAATGTTACAGAGCGCTCCAGAACATAA
- a CDS encoding tyrosine-type recombinase/integrase has translation MVRGPKDLTPREAVRRYIDGRRTELTEETASSYYYRLKLFVEWCERNAIDRVSELDGWLLDQYESHRSGVGVAPTTLNNEMDTLQSFVEYLERIEAVDDGLGERVNVPDVRREDRSRETKLDTERAVALIRHYRSTDVLRGTLRHALLETAWHTGARLGGLRSVDLRDFDRGDQTIEFVHRPESGTPLKNKREGERIVGLNEAVCETISTYIQNHRFDVHDDHGRQPLFTSREGRPNPNTVRVWMYRATFPCVRTECPHGHDPDGCDYRNHSKASQCPSSRAPHHVRTGSITWHRDRGVPREVTADRVNATQDVIDEYYDKATKRERMESRRRPHLDKLDIE, from the coding sequence ATGGTTCGCGGCCCGAAGGACCTCACCCCCCGCGAAGCGGTGCGTCGGTACATCGACGGCCGACGGACGGAACTCACCGAGGAAACAGCGTCCTCGTACTACTACCGGCTCAAATTATTCGTCGAGTGGTGCGAGCGCAACGCAATCGATCGAGTAAGCGAACTCGACGGCTGGCTGCTCGATCAGTACGAGTCCCACCGGTCCGGCGTCGGTGTCGCCCCCACTACGCTGAACAACGAGATGGACACCCTCCAGTCGTTCGTCGAATACCTCGAGCGCATCGAGGCCGTCGACGACGGACTCGGCGAGCGAGTGAACGTCCCAGACGTTCGGCGCGAAGACCGATCTCGCGAGACAAAGCTGGACACCGAGCGAGCGGTCGCGTTGATCCGTCACTACCGATCGACCGACGTCCTTCGAGGGACCCTTCGTCACGCGCTACTCGAAACGGCGTGGCACACTGGTGCCCGGCTCGGTGGGCTTCGATCGGTCGATCTCCGTGACTTCGATCGCGGAGACCAGACGATCGAGTTCGTCCACCGTCCGGAGTCGGGGACTCCGCTGAAGAACAAGCGAGAAGGTGAGCGCATCGTCGGTCTGAACGAAGCCGTCTGCGAAACGATCTCGACGTATATCCAGAACCACCGGTTCGACGTCCACGACGATCACGGACGGCAACCCCTGTTCACGTCCCGTGAGGGTCGACCGAACCCGAATACGGTGCGCGTCTGGATGTACCGCGCTACCTTCCCCTGCGTTCGAACGGAGTGTCCCCACGGTCACGATCCCGACGGGTGCGACTACCGGAACCACTCGAAGGCGAGTCAGTGTCCGTCGTCTCGAGCTCCCCATCACGTCCGTACCGGCTCGATCACCTGGCATCGAGATCGCGGCGTTCCCCGTGAAGTCACCGCTGACCGGGTGAACGCGACACAGGACGTGATCGACGAATACTACGACAAAGCAACGAAGCGCGAGCGGATGGAGAGCCGCCGCCGACCCCACCTTGATAAACTCGACATCGAGTAG
- a CDS encoding transcription initiation factor IIE, alpha subunit, giving the protein MLSTNEHDLAVPNDLGSADAKLVYVALTVAGEATVTELQDRLGLSKLTLLPILSALVSANYARRTEGGYATR; this is encoded by the coding sequence ATGTTGTCCACGAACGAACACGACCTAGCGGTGCCGAACGACCTCGGATCAGCGGATGCGAAACTCGTCTACGTCGCGTTGACCGTCGCCGGCGAGGCGACGGTGACCGAACTGCAAGACCGCCTCGGGCTATCGAAGCTCACACTGTTGCCGATCCTCTCTGCGCTCGTCTCGGCGAACTACGCGCGACGGACGGAGGGCGGGTATGCGACCAGGTGA
- a CDS encoding HTH domain-containing protein, whose translation MRPGESPGASVASEQRDGPAPTAATVADSHVVCYVRSTVPGPVVPTVDAVVGRLERLAEAGLIGSVEVTHWPPERHAVLAGDGTTREELVDAFECWAAECGCSLEPAFSRRERPTSPYGASGEVGTDGGENTLERVRVPLVALAIYDERVAGDANGLEQHHPDAVRGVVPYTEPQERGDDWTCTVDEWLATLEPSGRASAAGGAGDASSPVESWQ comes from the coding sequence ATGCGACCAGGTGAGTCACCGGGCGCGAGCGTCGCCAGCGAGCAACGCGACGGACCGGCCCCGACCGCAGCGACCGTTGCCGACTCCCACGTCGTCTGTTACGTCCGGTCGACGGTTCCCGGCCCGGTGGTTCCGACGGTCGACGCCGTCGTCGGTCGCCTCGAGCGGCTGGCCGAGGCAGGCCTGATCGGGTCGGTCGAGGTCACCCACTGGCCGCCGGAGCGCCACGCGGTGCTCGCCGGCGACGGGACGACTCGCGAGGAACTCGTCGACGCGTTCGAGTGCTGGGCGGCCGAGTGTGGCTGCTCACTCGAGCCAGCGTTCAGTCGCCGGGAGCGACCGACGTCCCCCTACGGCGCGAGTGGCGAGGTCGGCACCGACGGCGGTGAGAACACACTCGAGCGGGTTCGCGTCCCGCTCGTCGCGCTGGCGATCTACGACGAGCGAGTCGCCGGGGACGCGAACGGACTCGAGCAGCACCATCCCGACGCAGTCCGGGGGGTCGTCCCGTACACGGAACCCCAAGAGCGAGGCGACGACTGGACCTGTACCGTCGACGAGTGGCTGGCCACGCTCGAGCCGAGCGGCCGAGCGTCGGCTGCGGGCGGGGCCGGAGACGCGTCGTCGCCGGTCGAAAGCTGGCAGTAG